A window of the Melospiza melodia melodia isolate bMelMel2 chromosome 25, bMelMel2.pri, whole genome shotgun sequence genome harbors these coding sequences:
- the VPS45 gene encoding vacuolar protein sorting-associated protein 45: MNAVLAVRQYVSKMIEDSGPGMKVLLMDRETTGAVSVVYTQSEILQREVYLFERLDSPNREPMKHLKAICFLRPTKENVELLVQELRRPKYSVYFIYFSNVISKSDVKALAEADEQEVVAEVQEFYGDYIAVNPHVFSLNLLGCCRGRSWDPAQLTRTTQGLTALLLSLKKCPMIRYQLSSEPAKRLAECVKQVITKEYELFDFRRTEVPPLLLILDRSDDAITPLLNQWTYQAMVHELLGINNNRIDLSRVPGISKDLREVVLSAENDEFYANNMYLNFAEIGTNIKNLMEDFQRRKPKEQQKLESIADMKAFVENYPQFKKMSGTVSKHVTVVGELSRLVAERNLLEVSEVEQELACQSDHSSALQSVRRLLQSPRLSELDAARLVMLYALRYERHASSGLPALLEELRARGGSDRYRKLVSAVVEYGGKRVRGSDLFSPKDAVAITKQFLKGLKGIENVYTQHQPLLQETLDQLIKGKLKDSQYPYLGPNTLRDRPQDIIVFLIGGATYEEALAVFNLNRSNPGVRIVLGGTTIHNTRSFLEEVTAAGFRGRSTESSQIPPRSSRR; the protein is encoded by the exons ATGAACGCGGTGCTGGCGGTCCGGCAGTACGTGTCCAAAATGATCGAGGACAGCGGTCCCGGTATGAAAGTGCTGCTGATGGACCGGGAGACG ACCGGCGCCGTGAGCGTGGTGTACACCCAGTCCGAGATCCTGCAGAGAGAGGTTTATCTCTTCGAGCGCCTCGACTCGCCCAACAGGGAGCCCATGAAGCACCTCAAGGCCATCTGCTTCCTGAGGCCCACCAAG GAGAACGTGGAGCtcctggtgcaggagctgagaagGCCCAAGTACAGCGTCTACTTCATCT ATTTCAGCAACGTCATCAGCAAGAGCGACGTGAAGGCCTTGGCTGAGGCCGATGAGCAGGAGGTCGTGGCTGAAGTGCAG GAGTTCTATGGTGACTACATTGCAGTGAACCCGCACGTCTTCTCCCTGAACCTGCTGGGCTGCTGTCGG GGCCGCAGCTGGGACCCGGCTCAGCTCACCAGGACAACGCAGGGcctcactgctctgctcctgtccctgaagAAGTGCCCCATGATCCGCTACCAGCTCTCCTCAGAGCCAGCAAAGCGCTTGGCCGAGTGTGTGAAG CAAGTGATCACCAAGGAGTACGAGCTGTTTGATTTCCGCCGCACCGAggtccctcccctgctcctcatCCTGGACCGCTCGGACGATGCCATCACCCCCCTGCTGAACCAG TGGACGTACCAGGCCATGGTCCACGAGCTGCTGGGCATCAACAACAACCGCATCGACCTGTCCCGCGTGCCGGGGATCAGCAAGGACCTGCGGGAGGTCGTCCTGTCCGCTGAGAACGATGAGTTCTATGCCAAT AACATGTACCTGAACTTCGCCGAGATTGGCACCAACATCAAGAACCTGATGGAGGATTTCCAGAGGAGGAAGCCAAAggagcagcagaagctggagtCCATAGCAGATATGAAG GCCTTTGTGGAGAACTACCCTCAGTTCAAGAAGATGTCGGGCACAGTGTCCAAGCACGTGACGGTGGTGGGGGAGCTGTCCCGGCTCGTGGCAGAGAGGAACCTGCTGGAGGTGTCCgaggtggagcaggagctggccTGCCAGAGTGACCATTCCAGTGCCCTCCAG AGCGTGCGGCGgctgctgcagagcccgcggCTGTCGGAGCTGGACGCGGCGCGCCTGGTGATGCTCTACGCTCTGCGCTACGAGCGCCACGCCAGCAGCGGCCTCCCcgcactgctggaggagctgcgcgCCCGCGGGGGCAGCGACAGGTACCGCAAG CTGGTGTCTGCCGTGGTGGAGTACGGAGGGAAGCGCGTGCGGGGCAGCGACCTGTTCAGCCCCAAGGACGCCGTGGCCATCACCAAGCAGTTCCTCAAAGGCCTCAAG GGCATTGAGAATGTGTACACCCAgcaccagcccctgctccaggaAACCCTGGACCAGCTCATCAAGGGGAAGCTCAAGGACAGCCAGTATCCCTACCTGGGCCCCAACACACTCCGGGACAG GCCTCAGGACATCATTGTGTTCCTCATTGGAGGGGCCACCTACGAGGAGGCTCTGGCTGTGTTCAACCTGAACCGCTCCAACCCCGGCGTCCGCATCGTGCTGGGGGGCACCACCATCCACAACACCAGGAG CTTCCTGGAGGAGGTGACAGCCGCAGGATTCCGCGGTCGAAGCACTGAGAGctcccaaatcccaccaaggtcCAGCAGACGGTGA